Proteins encoded by one window of Rutidosis leptorrhynchoides isolate AG116_Rl617_1_P2 chromosome 7, CSIRO_AGI_Rlap_v1, whole genome shotgun sequence:
- the LOC139858232 gene encoding uncharacterized protein, protein MSVSLTRLSWWYWSNGKEKDSIISSGSSSDSMKLSSSSKKKDAKLSSSKKVKKKWQSREERKKVVDKEYDVVLVPSDGVCLSASEESSYDSDWSIGWMEPHAPDFFQSDDEDADSDANNSFAVLVPCYRNDCKAFKMEDIDEQQQPSNHNQFLNVLTNGFPAEGNKYMDQWLASLQNF, encoded by the exons ATGTCAGTTTCATTGACCCGGCTTTCATGGTGGTATTGGAGTAATGGGAAGGAAAAAGATTCTATTATATCTTCTGGGTCATCATCTGATTCAATGAAATTGTCTTCTTCTTCAAAGAAGAAGGATGCAAAGTTATCATCTTCAAAGAAGGTGAAGAAGAAATGGCAAAGTAGGGAAGAAAGGAAAAAAGTAGTGGATAAAGAGTACGATGTCGTTTTGGTACCATCAGATGGTGTGTGTTTATCAGCATCTGAAGAGTCTTCATATGATTCAGACTGGTCTATTGGGTGGATGGAACCTCATGCACCTGATTTTTTCCAGAGTGATGATGAGGATGCTGATTCTGATGCAAACAACAGTTTTGCAGTTTTGGTTCCATGTTATAGAAATGATTGCAAGGCTTTTAAGATGGAAGATATTGATGAACAACAGCAGCCCAGTAATCATAATCAGTTCTTAAATGTTCTCACTAATGGTTTCCCTGCTG AGGGCAACAAGTACATGGATCAGTGGCTTGCTTCTCTTCAAAACTTCTGA